One Mus musculus strain C57BL/6J chromosome 2, GRCm38.p6 C57BL/6J genomic window, GCCTGACACCCCTGAGCTGCTCCACACGAAGGGCCTGGGAGAAAGCGGTACGTCTGTCCATCCCACCCCCAAGCCAGGCAGGTGAACAGAAGCTGTCAGTGCAGCTGGCATGGAAGGGCATTAGTCCCTCCTCAGCAGTCCAGCCCAGGGAGGAAGATTCGCTCCTGCCCAGGGGAGCCTTTCAGCAATTGCTTAGACAAGCCGAAAGCTGAGACACCTGCCAAAAAAGCACCCCCATCTTTGCATGTGTTCTTCCCAGCCCTGTGGGCGTCTTCCGGGGCAGTCACAGCACTAAACAACATGGACCCATCAGAGCAGCCCAGGCTCAGTCAGCGCTGGTTTCCTGTGGTCTCTGGAAAGGCTGTCTTCTCCAACTGTTTCCCAGGCTCCACTAGGGCAGTGGGACTGGGTCAGGAGGTGCCTAGAgatgcacagggatagtatgagCGGCCCTgtgtctgcagcttcctgcatgcCAGCTAAGCACTGGTACCAGGAAAACAGCATCCTCCTCTCCTGCAGACCCACTAAAGTCAGTTGGCCAGGGGAAGGGGTGCTGGTACCTGAACTCAAAAAGGCCCCCAGGGCTCCCATCATGGGCTGATGGACAGTGGCTTGGTTGAATGGGACCAGGCAAGACAAAGTATGATTCTGATAGGCGTTCATAAGAGGCATTTACTCAGCAGAAACCACATTTCTGGTTTTTTTAAACAGTTGTGATTCTAAACCTATACTTATACTGATTAGAAGCTGACTGGTCAACCCCACAGAACACGTAAGAGTACTCTAGGGACTGTCTTAGCCAGGGTCACTATTGCTGCGATGACTAAAGTCACCGTGACTAAAGAAACCTGGGGAGGAGAGCGTCTCCTTAGCGTATGCTTCCACATTGCAGAAGCATCAAAGATCAGAACAGGagctggagcagggcagggacctggaggcaggagctgctgcagaggtcgtgaaggagtgctgcttacaggcATGTTCCCCATGGCTTAgttggcctgctttcttatagaacctgtgACCACCATCCCGGGGATGGCCCCAGTCACAACAGGCTGGGCGCACCCCATCAGGCACTGGTTAAAACGATGCTCCACAGGTTCGTCTACAGCCTTGTCCCACGGAGGCTCTTACagtctcttctcagatgactgtaGCTGTGTCATAAAGCTATCCAGCACACACAGGTGCCAAAGGAGCTTGTTTGGAAGGTTTGCGTGTGAACTGAGGGTGTTCCTCAGTGTGAATCGCTTGCCGAGCAGTTGTCGGTCACATGTGCTAACACATATCTGTAACTCCGGGTCCTCCTTAGAGACAGAGGAAGTGGTGGCAGGAGAATCCTCAGAAATTTAGGGGCCAGCTAGCATGACATACACAGCAGTGAAAAACAGAGACGCTACCTCAGACAagcttggaaggaaggaaggaaggactggggttgtcctctgacctctctgtATGCTGCTGCACGGGCACACGTGTGTGTGGCCTTAAAGTTTACATAAACAAGTAAGTCCAAGTTGTAGAGCCATGGATCATCTCCCTCCCCGTGGAGGCCGCACACAAGCTGTCCCGTCCTCCCGTCGGCTCTCATGCTGTGGGGGAGAGGCTGCTGCAGGAGTGTGGGCTAGGAAAGGCCGGTGATgagcaactgtgtgtgtgtcttccctcGGTGTCATTACTGACGCTCTGGATAGTCATCTCCTGGTAAGCCAGAGTGCCCCTAATATCTGTGACCCTCAGAGtctctccaccttcttcagtAGGACTGCAGTGTGGAGAGATCGATCCTCTGCTCACCTTGTTCTGATGCTCATCTCTGCTAGTCTTAGGACAGATGTACAGTCTACCTCAGTCCTAGAGGCTGAGGGAAGGAAGTCTCATAGAATTGGCCACAGCGCCGGACAGCAcaaaggcttttgtttgttttgttttccaagacaaggtctctctgtgtagccctggctgtcctggaactcactctgtagaccgggctggccctgaactcagagatttgcttgcctctgcctcccaagtgctgggatgtagCCACCTCTGCCCAGCTATGTCACTCATATTTTAAGAACACCCACATGAAGTTTTGTAAAGGCCATCTTTCTCTGTCACAACAGCTGATTGTCATGCCCCCATGGGACAGCTGACATCTTCCCCTCAGCAGGTCTGACCCTTGGCGTTGTCATTCTGCTGACATTGGAGGGACTCCACAACCTTAATAAGTTTTAGAATGAGGAAAGCAGGGTCGTTCCAGCCCTTGCCCCTCTGGGCCCAGGGAGAGACTTGATAGTGACAAGCTCAGACATGATACTGCTGACAAGGCCAGGCTGTAGGGAATGCCACCATTTTGTCTTCTGCCCTCCGGTGGCACTGAGCTCCATGCTGCCTGTGCCATGAAGGCCGAGGGTGCAGAAGCCCATGGGGAGCCTCCCCACAGAGGCCCAGCCAGCCGAGGGCAGTGTTGGCTGGGCGCTGTTGCTCATTCTTCCCTGTTTCAGATGCACTGGACAGTGAGCCTGCTGTATCGCCACTGCTTCCTCGGAAAGAGCGCGGGCCCCCAGACGGCAGCCTAAATGAAGATGAGCGCCTTCtccccagagacagaaagaccaacCTGTTCAGCGCTttgatcaagaagaagaagaaaatggcgCCGACGCCCCCTAAGCGCAGCAGTTCCTTCCGAGAGATGGATGGCCAGCCAGACCGCAGAGGGGCTAGTGAGGATGACAGCAGGGAACTCTGCAATGGACCACCAGCTCTCACCTCAGACGCAGCAGAGCCTACCAAGTCCCCAAAGGCCAGCAATGGGGCTGGCGTCCCTAATGGAGCCTTCCGGGAGCCGGGCAACTCAGGCTTCCGTTCTCCCCACATGTGGAAAAAGTCCAGCACACTGACCGGGAGCCGCCTGGCTGCTGCCGAAGAGGAGAGCGGCATGAGCTCCAGTAAGCGCTTCCTGCGTTCTTGTTCGGCCTCCTGCATGCCCCATGGGGCAAGGGACACAGAGTGGCGGTCGGTCACGCTGCCTCGAGACCTGCCGTCTGCTGGCAAGCAGTTTGACTCATCCACCTTTGGAGGGCACAAAAGCGAAAAGCCAGCTCTGCCTCGGAAACGCACCAGTGAGAGCAGGTCTGAGCAGGTGGCCAAAAGCACGGCGATGCCCCCTCCCCGGCTGGTGAAGAAGAACGAGGAGGCTGCTGAAGAAGGCTTCAAAGACACAGAATCCAGCCCTGGCTCCAGCCCTCCCAGCTTGACTCCCAAACTCCTCCGCAGGCAGgtcactgcctctccttcctctggcctctctcACAAGGAAGAGGCCACCAAGGGCAGTGCCTCAGGCATGGGGACTCCGGCCACTGCAGAGCCAGCACCCCCCAGCAACAAAGTGGGCCTCAGCAAGGCCTCCTCTGAGGAGATGCGCGTAAGGAGGCACAAGCACAGCTCGGAGTCCCCAGGGAGAGACAAGGGGCGACTGGCTAAGCTCAAGCCTGCCCCGCCGCCTCCTCCTGCCTGCACAGGAAAAGCAGGCAAGCCCGCACAGAGCCCCAGCCAAGAGGCCGGGGAGGCAGGGGGGCCCACAAAGACAAAATGCACGAGTCTGGCTATGGATGCTGTGAACACTGACCCCACCAAGGCCGGCCCACCTGGAGAAGGACTGAGAAAGCCTGTGCCCCCATCTGTGCCAAAGCCCCAGTCGACGGCTAAGCCTCCAGGGACTCCCACCAGCCCGGTCTCCACCCCCTCCACAGCACCAGCTCCTTCACCCCTGGCTGGGGACCAGCAGCCATCTTCTGCCGCCTTCATCCCCCTCATATCAACCCGTGTGTCTCTTAGGAAGACCCGCCAGCCGCCAGAGCGCATTGCCAGTGGCACCATCACCAAGGGTGTGGTTCTGGACAGTACTGAGGCCCTGTGCCTTGCCATCTCCCGGAACTCAGAGCAGATGGCCAGCCACAGTGCTGTACTGGAGGCTGGCAAGAACCTGTACACTTTCTGTGTGAGCTATGTGGACTCTATCCAGCAGATGAGGAACAAGTTTGCCTTCCGTGAGGCTATCAACAAGCTGGAGAGCAACCTCCGAGAGCTGCAGATCTGCCCTGCCACAGCCTCCAGTGGGCCAGCTGCCACCCAAGACTTCAGCAAGCTGCTCAGCTCTGTGAAGGAGATCAGCGACATTGTCCGGAGGTAGCAGCAACCAGTGTATGTCAGCAAGAGATGTTGCAGTTCACAGGGCTCTTGTGCCTATAAAGATGGGGACAGGGGACTGGGGAGCTGGCGTCTTTCCCCAGGAGCTTTAAAGAGAGACAAGCAGAGCCTGAGGGAGACCTGGATGGAGCCTGGTGGAGTTGGCTCTTCCTCCTGTGTTGTGCACCAGCTGCCCTGCACCTTTCCTGTCCAGCCCAGGCGTCAGCCACCTCTCCTCACTGCCTGTGGATGGGTCTCCTGCTCTGAAGACTACATCTGGCCTGCCTGGCCACCAGGCTTCTCACTCCCCGGTGCCTCAGACCCAGCTCCCAGGTCAGCCTGGAGTGCTCTTCCCTGTCCTTGCAGAACGACCTCCTCTGATGGACCTTCTTGTCACCAAGGCATGGGAGCCCCTGTGCTTACTGTACCTGCACCTTTGATGCTTACAAACTGTCCCCGAGAGCCTGTGCTCACTGTGTTTTCATTGGAAGGAAGCTGTCGCTTTAAGGGTCATGAGGTGCTAAAGCCAGGGGCCCAGATGGGTGGGCACTGGAAACAGGAGCTGGGCAGTGTGGTCTGTCACCTGCTCTCAGTATCTTCAGCAGTGTGCCCGGCAGATCTTGGACAGCAAGCTTGAGTTTTATGGGTGGCAGTCACTGGCTGGCTAGGCACATAGCCAGGCCAAACCTAGGCCTCCAAGGGCTCCCCAAAATCTGAATTTCTGAGTAGTCTTCATCCCCTCTCCTGCTCTAAGGTCAGGTCCATCCTCTCTGGTCCTTACCTTGATGACAAGGATCCAGCCTTCTGGTGTTTTTGAGCATTTCAAAGGTCTGCATAGAAAGGAACAGCCACTAGGTACAAACAGGCAGGAATCTGGGCTCTCCTGAGCCCTGACTGCTTCTCAGAACTGCTGCTTAACCACTGAGAACAGTGCTCAGCCCAGAGCTCCTGAGAGCCATGCACATCACGCTGGGGTTGGGTGTCCCTTGCAGACTCAGCCAGGGGGGCCATATCTTCCTCCTAAGGCAGGCAGGACCAGAGCTGAGCACAGGCACAGGTGTGGGCGACTCCTTGACTAACCCAGAGCCGCCAGCCTAGGCCTCGTGCCAGGCTGACCCAAAACAGGGCGCATGCCTAGGCCTTGTACCAGGCTGGAAGACACCTCCACACTCCCTGCTTCTCCACTGCAGGTGTGCTGTGCTGGCCCCAGGCCCACACTGATCACCTAGATGCGGGCCTGGTAGAGATGATTTCCTCTGGATGGTCTTCCATGGTCCTCGTAGCACCTCACCTCGTTACCTCCAAAGGCTGCTCTGCAGCCCAAGGGAGGCTGTGCCACACTGCCAGCGACCTTGAATAGCCAGACACCGCCATCCCCTGACACTGTGCTCACAAGGCCCCTGCTCTGTTGCTGCCGTGGGTGCCACTATATTTTGTATTACACTTTGATATtacactcttttttaaaatagacTTGCGCTCTTATAAATGACATGTAAATAGTTCACCACTGTGCCCCCTCTGGCACACCAACAGCATTCCCCTTTTTTCTCAGTCCAGTACATTTTGTTTCTGTATATGACTGTTTTTTGAATCCAAATCTCTCtgtagtattttttaaataaatgtttacagAACTATCGACAGACTGCTTGGTCTGTGATTCATCTCTGCAAGCCCTCATGTCCCAGCCCGTGTGTCCCGAGCATATCGTTGCCAGCTGCCCAGCTCTTGGCAGCCTCACAGCAGATGGTAGTGTCCTGTGTCGGGCCGGAAGTAGGAGCGGCTAAGCACCTGAGATTCTTGCTGGCGGAGTGAGTCCCTCCCCGGCATGCCTCTGCCTTCAGCCgctcagtgctctctctctctcatgtggcTTCGGGTGCCAGCTGTTAGGCTTCAGTGGACAGTGAACAAACGCCTCGGCAGGCTCCGTGGACTATGCTTCAGTCACTGGAGCTCAGGCAAGGATGCCAAGGCCACAGGCTGGGGTGCCCTGCCACTCCAACAACTCGCCACACAGAAGCTCTGCCTCCCCTGGCTGTCATATGTCATGCATGTTGAAGTGGGTCGGAGTTGTCCAGTGAATCTAGACACTGGCCATCCTGCAGGTCTTCTGTAGCCAATAGGGTCATCCTTGAGTGGCTGTCTAACAGGAGGTTCCAGGGACAGCCTCCACAGCTACCacttgtgcttttgtgtgtgacaTGGGCCTAAGAGGGCTCCCAGTGGCCTCAAGCAAGTACTGTTTGCCTGTTTTCTCGATTTCTTGTAAGGCCACAGGAGTGAGACCTGTCACCTTGGCCCAAGCATAAAATACTCCATGTCTCCGAAATAAGGTCCTGATGTGTCATTGGAAACTTATTTCTGTGGCTACCTTTCTTGTCAGACGTGGTGGTGCCCACAAAGGCAGGtggcctggcctacagagcaagatccGGGGCAGTCAGAgggaaaccctggcttgaaaaaacaataataaaaagactGACTTTCCTGCC contains:
- the Abl1 gene encoding tyrosine-protein kinase ABL1 isoform d (isoform d is encoded by transcript variant 4) encodes the protein MISFDLLSDELHLKLLVLDVEALQRPVASDFEPQGLSEAARWNSKENLLAGPSENDPNLFVALYDFVASGDNTLSITKGEKLRVLGYNHNGEWCEAQTKNGQGWVPSNYITPVNSLEKHSWYHGPVSRNAAEYLLSSGINGSFLVRESESSPGQRSISLRYEGRVYHYRINTASDGKLYVSSESRFNTLAELVHHHSTVADGLITTLHYPAPKRNKPTIYGVSPNYDKWEMERTDITMKHKLGGGQYGEVYEGVWKKYSLTVAVKTLKEDTMEVEEFLKEAAVMKEIKHPNLVQLLGVCTREPPFYIITEFMTYGNLLDYLRECNRQEVSAVVLLYMATQISSAMEYLEKKNFIHRDLAARNCLVGENHLVKVADFGLSRLMTGDTYTAHAGAKFPIKWTAPESLAYNKFSIKSDVWAFGVLLWEIATYGMSPYPGIDLSQVYELLEKDYRMERPEGCPEKVYELMRACWQWNPSDRPSFAEIHQAFETMFQESSISDEVEKELGKRGTRGGAGSMLQAPELPTKTRTCRRAAEQKDAPDTPELLHTKGLGESDALDSEPAVSPLLPRKERGPPDGSLNEDERLLPRDRKTNLFSALIKKKKKMAPTPPKRSSSFREMDGQPDRRGASEDDSRELCNGPPALTSDAAEPTKSPKASNGAGVPNGAFREPGNSGFRSPHMWKKSSTLTGSRLAAAEEESGMSSSKRFLRSCSASCMPHGARDTEWRSVTLPRDLPSAGKQFDSSTFGGHKSEKPALPRKRTSESRSEQVAKSTAMPPPRLVKKNEEAAEEGFKDTESSPGSSPPSLTPKLLRRQVTASPSSGLSHKEEATKGSASGMGTPATAEPAPPSNKVGLSKASSEEMRVRRHKHSSESPGRDKGRLAKLKPAPPPPPACTGKAGKPAQSPSQEAGEAGGPTKTKCTSLAMDAVNTDPTKAGPPGEGLRKPVPPSVPKPQSTAKPPGTPTSPVSTPSTAPAPSPLAGDQQPSSAAFIPLISTRVSLRKTRQPPERIASGTITKGVVLDSTEALCLAISRNSEQMASHSAVLEAGKNLYTFCVSYVDSIQQMRNKFAFREAINKLESNLRELQICPATASSGPAATQDFSKLLSSVKEISDIVRR
- the Abl1 gene encoding tyrosine-protein kinase ABL1 isoform e (isoform e is encoded by transcript variant 5), translated to MERTDITMKHKLGGGQYGEVYEGVWKKYSLTVAVKTLKEDTMEVEEFLKEAAVMKEIKHPNLVQLLGVCTREPPFYIITEFMTYGNLLDYLRECNRQEVSAVVLLYMATQISSAMEYLEKKNFIHRDLAARNCLVGENHLVKVADFGLSRLMTGDTYTAHAGAKFPIKWTAPESLAYNKFSIKSDVWAFGVLLWEIATYGMSPYPGIDLSQVYELLEKDYRMERPEGCPEKVYELMRACWQWNPSDRPSFAEIHQAFETMFQESSISDEVEKELGKRGTRGGAGSMLQAPELPTKTRTCRRAAEQKDAPDTPELLHTKGLGESDALDSEPAVSPLLPRKERGPPDGSLNEDERLLPRDRKTNLFSALIKKKKKMAPTPPKRSSSFREMDGQPDRRGASEDDSRELCNGPPALTSDAAEPTKSPKASNGAGVPNGAFREPGNSGFRSPHMWKKSSTLTGSRLAAAEEESGMSSSKRFLRSCSASCMPHGARDTEWRSVTLPRDLPSAGKQFDSSTFGGHKSEKPALPRKRTSESRSEQVAKSTAMPPPRLVKKNEEAAEEGFKDTESSPGSSPPSLTPKLLRRQVTASPSSGLSHKEEATKGSASGMGTPATAEPAPPSNKVGLSKASSEEMRVRRHKHSSESPGRDKGRLAKLKPAPPPPPACTGKAGKPAQSPSQEAGEAGGPTKTKCTSLAMDAVNTDPTKAGPPGEGLRKPVPPSVPKPQSTAKPPGTPTSPVSTPSTAPAPSPLAGDQQPSSAAFIPLISTRVSLRKTRQPPERIASGTITKGVVLDSTEALCLAISRNSEQMASHSAVLEAGKNLYTFCVSYVDSIQQMRNKFAFREAINKLESNLRELQICPATASSGPAATQDFSKLLSSVKEISDIVRR
- the Abl1 gene encoding tyrosine-protein kinase ABL1 isoform b (isoform b is encoded by transcript variant 2) — protein: MLEICLKLVGCKSKKGLSSSSSCYLEEALQRPVASDFEPQGLSEAARWNSKENLLAGPSENDPNLFVALYDFVASGDNTLSITKGEKLRVLGYNHNGEWCEAQTKNGQGWVPSNYITPVNSLEKHSWYHGPVSRNAAEYLLSSGINGSFLVRESESSPGQRSISLRYEGRVYHYRINTASDGKLYVSSESRFNTLAELVHHHSTVADGLITTLHYPAPKRNKPTIYGVSPNYDKWEMERTDITMKHKLGGGQYGEVYEGVWKKYSLTVAVKTLKEDTMEVEEFLKEAAVMKEIKHPNLVQLLGVCTREPPFYIITEFMTYGNLLDYLRECNRQEVSAVVLLYMATQISSAMEYLEKKNFIHRDLAARNCLVGENHLVKVADFGLSRLMTGDTYTAHAGAKFPIKWTAPESLAYNKFSIKSDVWAFGVLLWEIATYGMSPYPGIDLSQVYELLEKDYRMERPEGCPEKVYELMRACWQWNPSDRPSFAEIHQAFETMFQESSISDEVEKELGKRGTRGGAGSMLQAPELPTKTRTCRRAAEQKDAPDTPELLHTKGLGESDALDSEPAVSPLLPRKERGPPDGSLNEDERLLPRDRKTNLFSALIKKKKKMAPTPPKRSSSFREMDGQPDRRGASEDDSRELCNGPPALTSDAAEPTKSPKASNGAGVPNGAFREPGNSGFRSPHMWKKSSTLTGSRLAAAEEESGMSSSKRFLRSCSASCMPHGARDTEWRSVTLPRDLPSAGKQFDSSTFGGHKSEKPALPRKRTSESRSEQVAKSTAMPPPRLVKKNEEAAEEGFKDTESSPGSSPPSLTPKLLRRQVTASPSSGLSHKEEATKGSASGMGTPATAEPAPPSNKVGLSKASSEEMRVRRHKHSSESPGRDKGRLAKLKPAPPPPPACTGKAGKPAQSPSQEAGEAGGPTKTKCTSLAMDAVNTDPTKAGPPGEGLRKPVPPSVPKPQSTAKPPGTPTSPVSTPSTAPAPSPLAGDQQPSSAAFIPLISTRVSLRKTRQPPERIASGTITKGVVLDSTEALCLAISRNSEQMASHSAVLEAGKNLYTFCVSYVDSIQQMRNKFAFREAINKLESNLRELQICPATASSGPAATQDFSKLLSSVKEISDIVRR
- the Abl1 gene encoding tyrosine-protein kinase ABL1 isoform c (isoform c is encoded by transcript variant 3) — its product is MSQRWTYTKCRVQRDPALPFMEALQRPVASDFEPQGLSEAARWNSKENLLAGPSENDPNLFVALYDFVASGDNTLSITKGEKLRVLGYNHNGEWCEAQTKNGQGWVPSNYITPVNSLEKHSWYHGPVSRNAAEYLLSSGINGSFLVRESESSPGQRSISLRYEGRVYHYRINTASDGKLYVSSESRFNTLAELVHHHSTVADGLITTLHYPAPKRNKPTIYGVSPNYDKWEMERTDITMKHKLGGGQYGEVYEGVWKKYSLTVAVKTLKEDTMEVEEFLKEAAVMKEIKHPNLVQLLGVCTREPPFYIITEFMTYGNLLDYLRECNRQEVSAVVLLYMATQISSAMEYLEKKNFIHRDLAARNCLVGENHLVKVADFGLSRLMTGDTYTAHAGAKFPIKWTAPESLAYNKFSIKSDVWAFGVLLWEIATYGMSPYPGIDLSQVYELLEKDYRMERPEGCPEKVYELMRACWQWNPSDRPSFAEIHQAFETMFQESSISDEVEKELGKRGTRGGAGSMLQAPELPTKTRTCRRAAEQKDAPDTPELLHTKGLGESDALDSEPAVSPLLPRKERGPPDGSLNEDERLLPRDRKTNLFSALIKKKKKMAPTPPKRSSSFREMDGQPDRRGASEDDSRELCNGPPALTSDAAEPTKSPKASNGAGVPNGAFREPGNSGFRSPHMWKKSSTLTGSRLAAAEEESGMSSSKRFLRSCSASCMPHGARDTEWRSVTLPRDLPSAGKQFDSSTFGGHKSEKPALPRKRTSESRSEQVAKSTAMPPPRLVKKNEEAAEEGFKDTESSPGSSPPSLTPKLLRRQVTASPSSGLSHKEEATKGSASGMGTPATAEPAPPSNKVGLSKASSEEMRVRRHKHSSESPGRDKGRLAKLKPAPPPPPACTGKAGKPAQSPSQEAGEAGGPTKTKCTSLAMDAVNTDPTKAGPPGEGLRKPVPPSVPKPQSTAKPPGTPTSPVSTPSTAPAPSPLAGDQQPSSAAFIPLISTRVSLRKTRQPPERIASGTITKGVVLDSTEALCLAISRNSEQMASHSAVLEAGKNLYTFCVSYVDSIQQMRNKFAFREAINKLESNLRELQICPATASSGPAATQDFSKLLSSVKEISDIVRR
- the Abl1 gene encoding tyrosine-protein kinase ABL1 isoform a (isoform a is encoded by transcript variant 1), with the translated sequence MGQQPGKVLGDQRRPSLPALHFIKGAGKRDSSRHGGPHCNVFVEHEALQRPVASDFEPQGLSEAARWNSKENLLAGPSENDPNLFVALYDFVASGDNTLSITKGEKLRVLGYNHNGEWCEAQTKNGQGWVPSNYITPVNSLEKHSWYHGPVSRNAAEYLLSSGINGSFLVRESESSPGQRSISLRYEGRVYHYRINTASDGKLYVSSESRFNTLAELVHHHSTVADGLITTLHYPAPKRNKPTIYGVSPNYDKWEMERTDITMKHKLGGGQYGEVYEGVWKKYSLTVAVKTLKEDTMEVEEFLKEAAVMKEIKHPNLVQLLGVCTREPPFYIITEFMTYGNLLDYLRECNRQEVSAVVLLYMATQISSAMEYLEKKNFIHRDLAARNCLVGENHLVKVADFGLSRLMTGDTYTAHAGAKFPIKWTAPESLAYNKFSIKSDVWAFGVLLWEIATYGMSPYPGIDLSQVYELLEKDYRMERPEGCPEKVYELMRACWQWNPSDRPSFAEIHQAFETMFQESSISDEVEKELGKRGTRGGAGSMLQAPELPTKTRTCRRAAEQKDAPDTPELLHTKGLGESDALDSEPAVSPLLPRKERGPPDGSLNEDERLLPRDRKTNLFSALIKKKKKMAPTPPKRSSSFREMDGQPDRRGASEDDSRELCNGPPALTSDAAEPTKSPKASNGAGVPNGAFREPGNSGFRSPHMWKKSSTLTGSRLAAAEEESGMSSSKRFLRSCSASCMPHGARDTEWRSVTLPRDLPSAGKQFDSSTFGGHKSEKPALPRKRTSESRSEQVAKSTAMPPPRLVKKNEEAAEEGFKDTESSPGSSPPSLTPKLLRRQVTASPSSGLSHKEEATKGSASGMGTPATAEPAPPSNKVGLSKASSEEMRVRRHKHSSESPGRDKGRLAKLKPAPPPPPACTGKAGKPAQSPSQEAGEAGGPTKTKCTSLAMDAVNTDPTKAGPPGEGLRKPVPPSVPKPQSTAKPPGTPTSPVSTPSTAPAPSPLAGDQQPSSAAFIPLISTRVSLRKTRQPPERIASGTITKGVVLDSTEALCLAISRNSEQMASHSAVLEAGKNLYTFCVSYVDSIQQMRNKFAFREAINKLESNLRELQICPATASSGPAATQDFSKLLSSVKEISDIVRR